The following proteins are co-located in the Mesorhizobium sp. M1E.F.Ca.ET.045.02.1.1 genome:
- a CDS encoding PAS domain S-box protein: MGRDYLPEPELLALMFEQAPGFMTVLSEPGHVFQLTNAAYQRLIGRRQVIGKSVSEALPELEGQGFFELLDRVSETGEPYVGRNAKIVLRNPETGLAEERILDFVYQPIRAKDGRITAIFVQGTDVSDLSFANAALQLREDHLRSILATVPDAMIVIDERGLIQSFSTAAETLFGYKASEVIGQNVRLLMPSPYRNEHDAYLQRYLTTGERRIIGLGRTVTGMRKDGSTFPMELAVGEMHPGTGRFFTGFCRDLTERHKTEARMQEQQQELLHMARFTALGEMASTLAHEINQPLTAITNYLKGSRRLLEKSKDDNAAMLQEAVEKAADQALRAGDVIRRLRDFVARGESEHTVERLPTLIDDASSLALVGAKEADVRVSYDLDPAAELVLTDRIQIEQVLLNLMRNAVEAMHGAPRRELHVATKARRDGMMEVGVIDTGPGLAPEVSAQLFQPFVTTKKHGMGVGLSICRTIVESHGGHIWAESPPGGGTAFRFTLRAVEKEEVASGQ; the protein is encoded by the coding sequence GATCGGCCGGCGGCAGGTCATCGGCAAGTCGGTCAGCGAAGCCTTGCCCGAGCTCGAGGGCCAGGGGTTCTTCGAATTGCTCGACCGTGTCAGCGAAACCGGCGAGCCCTATGTCGGCCGCAATGCCAAAATCGTCCTGCGCAACCCTGAAACCGGCCTCGCGGAGGAGCGTATCCTCGACTTCGTCTACCAGCCCATCAGAGCCAAGGACGGCCGGATCACCGCGATCTTCGTTCAGGGCACGGATGTCAGCGACCTGTCGTTCGCCAACGCTGCATTGCAGTTGCGCGAGGATCACCTGCGTTCGATCCTGGCGACAGTGCCCGACGCGATGATCGTCATCGACGAACGCGGCCTTATCCAATCCTTCAGCACGGCGGCCGAGACGTTGTTCGGCTACAAGGCCAGCGAAGTCATCGGTCAAAACGTCAGGTTGCTGATGCCCTCGCCATACCGGAATGAGCATGACGCATATTTGCAGCGTTACCTGACGACGGGAGAGCGCCGCATCATCGGGCTGGGCCGCACGGTAACCGGAATGCGCAAGGACGGATCGACCTTTCCGATGGAACTCGCGGTCGGTGAAATGCATCCGGGAACGGGCCGCTTCTTCACCGGCTTCTGCCGCGACCTGACGGAACGCCATAAAACGGAAGCCAGGATGCAGGAACAGCAGCAGGAACTGCTTCACATGGCGCGGTTCACCGCGCTCGGCGAAATGGCCTCGACGCTGGCGCATGAGATAAACCAGCCGCTGACGGCCATCACGAACTATCTCAAAGGCAGCCGCCGCCTCCTCGAGAAGAGCAAGGACGACAATGCCGCCATGTTGCAGGAGGCTGTCGAGAAGGCTGCCGACCAGGCCTTGCGCGCCGGCGACGTCATCCGCCGTCTCAGGGATTTTGTCGCCAGGGGTGAAAGCGAGCATACGGTGGAACGTCTGCCAACGCTCATCGACGACGCCTCGTCGCTCGCCCTGGTTGGCGCCAAGGAAGCGGACGTGCGCGTCAGTTACGATCTCGATCCAGCGGCCGAGCTTGTATTGACCGACAGAATCCAGATCGAGCAGGTATTGCTGAACCTGATGAGAAACGCCGTGGAGGCCATGCACGGTGCGCCACGTCGGGAATTGCATGTCGCAACCAAAGCGCGGCGCGATGGCATGATGGAGGTTGGCGTCATCGACACCGGCCCGGGGCTGGCGCCAGAGGTTTCGGCGCAGCTCTTCCAGCCTTTCGTGACCACCAAGAAGCACGGGATGGGTGTCGGCCTGTCCATTTGTCGCACTATCGTCGAGTCCCACGGTGGTCATATCTGGGCAGAGTCGCCACCCGGCGGTGGCACCGCGTTTCGGTTCACGCTGCGCGCTGTAGAAAAGGAAGAGGTTGCCAGTGGCCAATGA
- the fixJ gene encoding response regulator FixJ — protein sequence MANDVVHVVDDDVDVRKSLGFLLATADFAVRLHESATAFLATEPKEIDGCIVTDVRMPGIDGIEFLRQLKARGLSVPVIVMTGHADVALAVQAMKEGASDFIEKPFDDEVLVDAIRSALDNRSQAVATHPQSAEIRKNLATLSERERQVLDGLVSGLPNKTIAYDLGISPRTVEIHRANVMSKMGAGSLSHLVRMALIAEPKP from the coding sequence GTGGCCAATGATGTCGTGCATGTCGTCGACGACGATGTCGATGTTCGCAAATCGCTGGGCTTCCTGCTCGCGACGGCCGACTTTGCCGTGCGCCTGCATGAATCGGCAACTGCGTTCCTGGCGACGGAACCGAAGGAGATCGACGGCTGCATCGTCACCGACGTGCGCATGCCCGGCATCGACGGCATCGAATTCCTGCGGCAACTGAAAGCCCGTGGCCTGAGCGTGCCCGTAATCGTGATGACGGGGCATGCCGATGTCGCCCTGGCCGTCCAGGCGATGAAGGAAGGCGCCTCCGACTTCATCGAGAAGCCGTTCGACGACGAGGTGCTCGTCGATGCAATTCGCTCTGCCCTGGACAACCGAAGTCAAGCGGTAGCCACGCACCCGCAATCGGCCGAGATCCGGAAGAACCTTGCCACCCTGTCAGAGCGGGAGCGCCAGGTGCTCGACGGGCTTGTCTCCGGGTTGCCGAACAAAACGATTGCCTATGATCTCGGGATCAGTCCACGCACGGTCGAAATCCATCGCGCCAACGTTATGAGCAAGATGGGCGCCGGCAGCCTTTCGCACCTGGTGCGCATGGCCCTGATCGCTGAACCCAAACCTTAG